In the Psychromonas sp. psych-6C06 genome, one interval contains:
- the rplF gene encoding 50S ribosomal protein L6, translated as MSRIAKAPITVPAGVEVKVNGQEVTVKGNKGELVRTLNDAVVVKLEEGVVSFAPAEGFKDGWAQAGTARANVNNMVVGVADGFKKTLLLQGVGYRAQVKGQDVNLTLGFSHPVVYTLPKSVTATAPSQTEIVLEGADKQEIGQVAAEIRAFRPPEPYKGKGVRYADENVRRKEAKKK; from the coding sequence ATGTCTCGTATAGCTAAGGCACCGATTACTGTTCCTGCTGGCGTAGAAGTTAAAGTAAACGGTCAAGAAGTTACTGTTAAAGGTAACAAAGGCGAATTAGTTCGTACTCTTAATGATGCTGTTGTTGTTAAGCTAGAAGAAGGTGTTGTTTCATTCGCACCAGCTGAAGGCTTCAAAGACGGTTGGGCACAAGCAGGTACTGCACGTGCTAACGTTAACAACATGGTTGTAGGTGTAGCTGATGGCTTCAAGAAGACACTTCTTCTTCAAGGTGTTGGTTACCGTGCACAAGTTAAAGGTCAAGATGTAAACCTAACTTTAGGTTTCTCTCACCCTGTTGTTTACACTCTTCCAAAAAGCGTAACTGCGACGGCGCCAAGCCAAACAGAAATCGTTCTTGAAGGTGCTGATAAACAAGAGATTGGCCAAGTAGCTGCTGAGATTCGTGCATTCCGTCCACCAGAGCCTTATAAAGGTAAAGGTGTTCGTTACGCTGATGAAAACGTGCGTCGTAAAGAAGCGAAGAAAAAGTAA
- the rplR gene encoding 50S ribosomal protein L18 — MDKKSSRLRRATRTRKKLQELGATRLVINRTPRHTYAQVITADALVVASASTLEKEVRAQVSNGGNKEAAQLIGKLVAERAVEKGITKISFDRSGFQYHGRVAALAEAAREAGLQF; from the coding sequence ATGGATAAGAAATCATCTCGTCTTCGTCGTGCTACTCGCACACGTAAGAAGTTACAAGAGCTTGGTGCTACTCGTCTAGTGATCAACCGTACACCTCGCCATACTTACGCGCAGGTAATTACAGCTGACGCATTAGTCGTAGCAAGCGCTTCTACTTTAGAAAAAGAAGTGCGCGCTCAAGTGAGCAACGGTGGTAACAAAGAAGCAGCTCAACTAATTGGTAAATTAGTTGCAGAACGCGCGGTAGAGAAAGGTATTACTAAAATCTCTTTCGACCGTAGCGGTTTCCAGTACCACGGCCGTGTAGCAGCATTAGCTGAAGCAGCTCGTGAAGCTGGTCTTCAGTTCTAA
- the rpsE gene encoding 30S ribosomal protein S5 has translation MSKVESQAGDLNEKLIAVNRVSKVVKGGRIFSFTALTVVGDGSGRVGFGYGKAREVPAAIQKAMEKARRNISEIQLKGNTLQHPIKGRHSGSKVYMQPASEGTGIIAGGAMRAVLEVVGVQNVLAKAYGSTNPINVVRATLDALESMNSPEQIAAKRGLSVNELLG, from the coding sequence ATGTCTAAAGTAGAATCTCAAGCCGGTGATCTGAACGAAAAGCTAATCGCAGTGAACCGTGTTTCAAAAGTAGTTAAAGGTGGTCGTATCTTTAGCTTCACAGCACTAACAGTAGTTGGTGATGGTAGTGGCCGTGTTGGTTTCGGTTATGGTAAAGCACGTGAAGTTCCAGCAGCTATTCAAAAAGCTATGGAAAAAGCACGTCGCAATATCAGCGAAATCCAACTTAAAGGTAACACTCTGCAACATCCGATCAAGGGTCGTCACTCTGGATCTAAAGTGTACATGCAACCAGCATCTGAAGGTACTGGTATCATCGCAGGTGGTGCAATGCGTGCCGTATTAGAAGTTGTTGGCGTACAAAACGTACTTGCTAAAGCTTACGGCTCAACTAACCCAATTAACGTAGTTCGCGCTACGCTTGATGCACTAGAGAGCATGAATTCTCCAGAGCAGATTGCAGCTAAGCGTGGCCTAAGTGTTAATGAATTACTGGGGTAA
- the rpmD gene encoding 50S ribosomal protein L30, with product MATKTIKVTQTKSAIGRLPKHRATLTGLGLRRIGHTVELEDTPCVRGMVNKVYYMVKVEG from the coding sequence ATGGCTACTAAAACAATTAAAGTAACTCAAACCAAAAGTGCAATTGGCCGTTTACCAAAGCACCGTGCAACATTAACAGGTCTAGGCCTGCGTCGCATCGGTCACACAGTAGAGTTGGAAGATACTCCATGTGTTCGTGGTATGGTTAATAAAGTTTACTACATGGTTAAGGTTGAGGGGTAA
- the rplO gene encoding 50S ribosomal protein L15, with amino-acid sequence MKLNTLSPAAGSKPVAKRVGRGIGSGLGKTCGRGHKGLKSRSGGKVRPGFEGGQMPLKQRLPKFGFTSRKSLVSGEVRLNEIAKVDGDVVTIETLKQAGLLVNTIKFAKVVLSGEISRSVTVKGLRVTKGARAAIEAAGGKIEE; translated from the coding sequence ATGAAATTAAATACTCTATCTCCAGCAGCTGGTTCGAAGCCTGTTGCTAAACGTGTTGGTCGTGGTATCGGCTCTGGATTAGGCAAAACTTGTGGCCGTGGTCATAAAGGTTTGAAATCTCGTTCAGGCGGTAAAGTACGTCCAGGTTTTGAAGGCGGTCAAATGCCTCTTAAACAACGTTTACCAAAATTCGGTTTTACATCTCGTAAGTCTCTAGTTAGCGGTGAAGTTCGTTTAAACGAAATTGCTAAAGTAGATGGCGATGTTGTAACAATTGAAACGTTGAAGCAGGCTGGTCTACTTGTAAACACTATTAAGTTTGCAAAAGTAGTTCTTTCTGGTGAGATCTCTCGTTCAGTTACAGTTAAGGGTCTTCGTGTAACGAAGGGTGCTCGTGCTGCAATTGAAGCTGCGGGCGGAAAAATCGAGGAATAA
- the secY gene encoding preprotein translocase subunit SecY has protein sequence MAKKPGLDPKAVQGSNLSELKTRLLFVLGAILVFRMGSFVPIPGIDAAVLADLFNQQKGTIIEMFNMFSGGALERASIFALGIMPYISASIIIQLMTVVHPPLAELKKEGESGRRKINQYTRYGTLVLGTFQAIGIATGLPTMMPGLVENPGMAFYITAVVSLVTGTMFLMWLGEQITERGIGNGISIIIFVGIIAGLPSAIGQTAEQARQGEIHLLVLLALIVIVFATTAFVVFVERGQRRIVVNYAKRQQGRKVFAAQSTHLPLKLNMAGVIPAIFASSVILFPGTIAAWFGQTEGLGWLSDVSLALQPGQPLHMMLYAAAIIFFCFFYTALTFNPRETADNLKKSGAFIPGIRPGEQTSRYIDKVMTRLTLAGALYITFICLIPEFMMVAMNTQFYFGGTSLLIIVVVIMDFMAQVQTHLMSNQYDSVLKKANLKDYGK, from the coding sequence ATGGCTAAGAAACCAGGGTTAGACCCTAAAGCAGTTCAGGGCAGTAATTTAAGCGAGCTTAAAACAAGACTATTGTTTGTTTTAGGCGCTATATTAGTGTTCCGCATGGGCTCTTTTGTTCCGATCCCTGGTATTGACGCCGCTGTCCTAGCTGATCTATTTAATCAGCAGAAGGGTACCATCATTGAGATGTTTAACATGTTCTCTGGTGGTGCACTTGAACGTGCATCTATATTTGCGCTGGGTATTATGCCGTATATTTCGGCTTCTATTATTATCCAGTTGATGACTGTTGTTCATCCTCCTTTAGCTGAGCTAAAGAAAGAAGGTGAGTCAGGTCGTCGTAAAATAAATCAATATACACGTTACGGTACTTTGGTTTTAGGTACATTCCAAGCAATTGGTATTGCAACCGGTTTGCCAACGATGATGCCAGGTCTGGTTGAAAATCCAGGCATGGCATTTTATATCACGGCAGTTGTAAGTTTAGTGACAGGAACAATGTTCCTTATGTGGCTAGGTGAGCAAATTACTGAACGCGGTATCGGTAATGGTATCTCTATCATTATCTTTGTAGGTATTATTGCTGGATTGCCAAGTGCAATCGGGCAAACAGCTGAGCAAGCACGTCAAGGTGAGATTCACCTTCTTGTGTTATTAGCATTAATTGTTATCGTTTTTGCAACAACTGCTTTTGTAGTTTTTGTAGAGCGTGGTCAACGTCGAATCGTCGTTAACTATGCAAAACGCCAACAAGGCCGTAAGGTTTTTGCTGCGCAAAGCACTCACTTGCCATTAAAATTAAATATGGCTGGTGTTATTCCTGCAATTTTTGCCTCGAGTGTTATCTTATTTCCTGGTACAATCGCTGCTTGGTTTGGTCAGACTGAAGGTTTAGGTTGGTTATCTGACGTTTCTTTGGCATTACAGCCAGGGCAACCGTTGCATATGATGTTATATGCAGCTGCTATTATCTTCTTTTGCTTCTTTTATACAGCACTTACGTTTAATCCACGTGAAACAGCTGATAACTTGAAGAAAAGCGGTGCCTTTATTCCAGGTATACGTCCCGGAGAACAAACATCACGTTACATTGATAAAGTGATGACACGCCTAACACTAGCTGGCGCGTTATATATTACCTTTATCTGTTTGATTCCCGAGTTTATGATGGTTGCAATGAATACGCAGTTCTACTTTGGTGGTACTTCGTTATTAATTATTGTTGTTGTTATCATGGACTTTATGGCACAGGTGCAGACTCATTTGATGTCTAATCAATATGATTCTGTCTTGAAAAAAGCTAACTTAAAAGATTACGGCAAATAG
- the rpmJ gene encoding 50S ribosomal protein L36, with product MKVRASVKKICRNCKVIKRNGVVRVICVEPKHKQRQG from the coding sequence ATGAAAGTTCGTGCATCCGTTAAAAAAATCTGTCGTAACTGCAAAGTTATCAAGCGCAACGGTGTTGTGCGTGTTATCTGTGTAGAGCCAAAGCATAAACAACGCCAAGGCTAA
- the rpsM gene encoding 30S ribosomal protein S13 — translation MARIAGINVPDHKHVVVALTAIFGIGKTSAQKICAATGFAESTKLKDLEESQIEAIRTEVANFTVEGDLRREVSMNIKRLMDLGCYRGLRHRRSLPVRGQRSKTNARTRKGPRKAIKK, via the coding sequence GTGGCCCGTATCGCTGGCATTAACGTTCCTGATCATAAGCATGTTGTAGTTGCACTGACTGCAATCTTTGGTATTGGTAAAACAAGCGCACAAAAAATCTGTGCTGCTACTGGTTTTGCTGAATCAACTAAGCTAAAAGATCTGGAAGAATCACAAATCGAAGCTATTCGTACTGAAGTAGCTAATTTCACCGTTGAAGGTGATTTACGTCGTGAAGTATCTATGAACATCAAGCGTCTTATGGACCTTGGCTGTTACCGTGGTCTTCGTCATCGTCGCAGCTTGCCTGTACGTGGACAGCGTTCTAAAACGAATGCTCGTACTCGTAAAGGTCCGCGCAAAGCAATCAAGAAATAA
- the rpsK gene encoding 30S ribosomal protein S11, with translation MAKTPTRARKRVKKQVADGMAHIHASFNNTIVTITDRQGNALSWATAGGSGFRGSRKSTPFAAQVAAERAAEAAKEYGLKNVEVFVNGPGPGRESSIRALNAAGFRVTNITDVTPIPHNGCRPPKKRRV, from the coding sequence ATGGCTAAGACTCCAACTCGTGCTCGCAAGCGCGTTAAAAAGCAAGTCGCTGATGGTATGGCTCATATCCATGCGTCTTTCAACAACACAATCGTAACTATTACAGACCGTCAAGGTAATGCTCTTTCTTGGGCTACTGCAGGTGGTTCTGGTTTCCGTGGTTCTCGTAAATCTACTCCGTTTGCTGCACAGGTTGCTGCTGAACGTGCTGCTGAAGCAGCGAAAGAGTACGGTCTTAAAAACGTAGAAGTTTTTGTAAATGGACCAGGACCTGGTCGTGAATCTTCGATTCGCGCACTAAACGCGGCGGGTTTCCGTGTAACTAATATTACTGACGTTACACCTATCCCACATAATGGTTGTCGTCCACCGAAGAAACGTCGCGTTTAA
- the rpsD gene encoding 30S ribosomal protein S4 — protein sequence MARYLGPKLKLSRREGTDLFLKSGVRAIDSKCKIDNAPGVHGARKPRLSDYGLQLREKQKVRRMYGVLEKQFRNYYKEAARLQGNTGENLLQLLEGRLDNVVYRMGFGATRAEARQLVSHKALMVNGTVVNIPSFNVKAGDVISIREKAKKQARIGAALEIAGQREALGWVEVDTTKMEGEFKRQPERSDLSAEINEQLIIELYSK from the coding sequence ATGGCAAGATATTTAGGTCCTAAGCTTAAGCTTAGCCGTCGCGAAGGCACAGATTTATTCCTTAAATCTGGTGTTCGTGCGATCGATTCTAAGTGTAAAATCGATAACGCACCTGGTGTACATGGTGCGCGTAAACCTCGTCTATCTGACTACGGTTTACAACTACGTGAAAAGCAAAAAGTTCGTCGTATGTACGGTGTACTAGAAAAGCAATTCCGTAACTACTACAAAGAAGCAGCTCGTTTACAGGGCAACACTGGTGAAAACTTACTTCAACTTCTTGAAGGCCGTTTAGACAATGTTGTTTACCGTATGGGTTTTGGTGCTACTCGCGCTGAAGCACGTCAATTAGTAAGCCACAAAGCGCTTATGGTTAACGGTACAGTTGTTAATATCCCTTCTTTCAATGTGAAAGCTGGCGATGTGATCTCAATTCGTGAAAAAGCTAAAAAGCAAGCACGTATTGGCGCTGCACTTGAGATTGCTGGTCAACGTGAAGCCCTTGGTTGGGTTGAAGTTGATACAACGAAGATGGAAGGCGAATTTAAACGTCAACCTGAACGTTCAGATTTATCTGCTGAGATTAACGAACAGTTAATCATCGAACTTTACTCTAAGTAA
- the rpoA gene encoding DNA-directed RNA polymerase subunit alpha has product MQGSVIDFLKPRLVDIEQVNATRAKVTLEPLERGFGHTLGNALRRILLSSMPGTAVTEVEIDGVQHEYSTKEGVQEDILEILLNLKGLAVKLEGKNEVLVSLTKSGAGPVTAGDIIHDGDVEIVNPEHVICHLTGNAEISMRIKIESGRGYVPASSRIHTEEDERPIGRLLVDATFSPVERIAYNVESARVEQRTDLDKLVIDMETDGTLDPEEAIRRAATILAEQLDAFVDLREASTPVVEDDKPEFDPILLRPVDDLELTVRSANCLKAETIHYIGDLVQRTEVELLKTPNLGKKSLTEIKDVLASRGLSLGMRLENWPPASLIED; this is encoded by the coding sequence ATGCAGGGTTCTGTAATTGATTTTCTAAAACCAAGATTAGTTGATATCGAACAAGTCAACGCAACTAGAGCTAAAGTGACTTTAGAGCCACTTGAGCGTGGTTTCGGCCACACACTAGGTAACGCACTTCGTCGTATCTTATTATCGTCTATGCCTGGCACAGCGGTAACTGAAGTTGAAATTGATGGTGTACAACATGAGTACAGCACCAAAGAAGGCGTGCAAGAGGATATCCTTGAGATTCTTCTTAACCTGAAAGGTCTAGCTGTTAAACTTGAAGGTAAAAACGAAGTTCTAGTTAGTTTAACTAAATCTGGCGCTGGTCCTGTTACTGCAGGCGACATCATCCATGATGGTGATGTAGAGATAGTCAACCCAGAACATGTGATCTGTCATTTAACGGGCAATGCTGAAATCAGCATGCGTATTAAAATTGAATCAGGTCGCGGTTATGTTCCAGCTTCATCACGTATCCATACTGAAGAAGATGAGCGTCCAATTGGTCGTCTACTAGTAGACGCGACATTCAGCCCTGTTGAGCGTATTGCTTACAATGTTGAATCTGCTCGTGTTGAACAGCGTACTGATTTAGACAAGCTTGTTATCGATATGGAAACAGATGGTACACTTGATCCGGAAGAAGCAATTCGTCGCGCAGCTACAATTTTAGCTGAGCAATTAGACGCATTTGTTGATTTACGTGAAGCAAGTACACCTGTTGTTGAAGACGACAAACCTGAGTTTGATCCGATTCTTTTGCGCCCAGTAGATGATTTAGAGTTAACTGTTCGTTCTGCTAACTGTTTGAAAGCAGAAACGATTCACTATATCGGTGATCTGGTACAACGTACGGAAGTTGAGCTTCTTAAAACACCTAACTTAGGTAAGAAGTCATTAACTGAGATCAAAGATGTTCTTGCTTCACGTGGACTATCTCTAGGTATGCGCCTAGAAAACTGGCCACCAGCAAGCCTAATCGAAGATTAA
- the rplQ gene encoding 50S ribosomal protein L17, with amino-acid sequence MRHRHSGRQLNRNSSHRQAMFRNMASSIVEHEVIKTTLPKAKELRRVVEPLITLAKTDSVANRRLAFARTRDNAVVAKLFNELGPRYEGRPGGYTRIIKCGFRTGDKAPMAYIEFVDRPVVADEEA; translated from the coding sequence ATGCGTCATCGTCACAGTGGACGTCAACTTAACCGAAACAGCAGCCATCGTCAGGCTATGTTTCGCAATATGGCAAGTTCAATTGTTGAACATGAAGTAATTAAGACTACTTTACCTAAAGCAAAAGAACTTCGTCGTGTAGTTGAACCTTTAATTACACTAGCTAAAACGGATAGCGTTGCTAACCGTCGTTTAGCTTTTGCTCGCACGCGTGATAACGCGGTTGTAGCTAAACTATTTAATGAATTGGGTCCTCGTTACGAGGGTCGCCCTGGTGGTTACACACGTATCATTAAATGTGGTTTCCGTACTGGTGATAAAGCTCCTATGGCTTACATCGAGTTCGTTGACCGTCCAGTAGTAGCTGACGAAGAAGCGTAA
- the oxyR gene encoding DNA-binding transcriptional regulator OxyR, producing the protein MNFRDLEYLIALEELKHFRKAAEKCFVSQPTLSGQIRKLEDELNVQLMERSSRKVIFTQAGLDIVSKAKTILLEAKSLKEIAKSHNEPMQGTLHIGLIPTVAPYLLPLIIPAMKKHFPDLELYLHENQTDVLIKQLEEGELDCLMLALLPGMEALQQYTLYHEPLELALSEAHPWADKVNVDIEQLSGEHLLMLEDGHCLRDQAMGFCFAAGAIEDNSFKATSLETLRHMISADNGLTLLPQLAIPTNRNQAGIKYIPFQQPIPSRTIGLVCRNNSVRKVCFEEMSKLIATTVETRLKQYE; encoded by the coding sequence ATGAATTTTAGAGATTTAGAGTATTTAATTGCACTTGAAGAGTTAAAACATTTTCGCAAGGCGGCTGAAAAATGTTTTGTCAGCCAGCCAACATTAAGTGGTCAAATTAGAAAATTAGAAGATGAGCTTAATGTGCAATTAATGGAAAGATCATCACGTAAGGTTATTTTTACTCAAGCTGGGCTAGATATCGTCAGCAAAGCCAAAACAATTCTGTTAGAAGCGAAGTCATTAAAAGAGATAGCAAAGAGTCATAACGAGCCGATGCAAGGCACATTACATATTGGCTTAATTCCAACTGTAGCTCCTTACTTACTGCCCTTAATCATTCCCGCCATGAAGAAGCACTTTCCAGATTTAGAGCTGTATCTTCATGAAAATCAGACTGATGTTTTAATCAAGCAACTTGAAGAGGGTGAGCTGGATTGCTTGATGTTAGCACTATTACCGGGCATGGAAGCCTTACAACAGTACACACTTTATCACGAACCTTTAGAGCTAGCCCTTTCAGAAGCGCACCCTTGGGCTGATAAAGTTAATGTAGACATTGAACAGCTTTCAGGAGAGCACCTATTAATGCTTGAAGATGGTCATTGTTTACGCGATCAAGCAATGGGCTTTTGTTTTGCAGCAGGTGCAATTGAAGATAATAGTTTTAAAGCAACTAGTCTGGAAACATTACGCCATATGATAAGCGCCGATAACGGCCTGACGTTATTACCACAGTTAGCGATTCCAACTAATAGAAATCAAGCTGGCATAAAGTATATTCCGTTCCAACAACCAATTCCCAGCCGAACTATTGGCTTAGTATGTAGAAATAATAGTGTGCGTAAGGTCTGTTTTGAAGAGATGTCTAAACTTATCGCTACAACAGTAGAGACTCGGCTAAAACAGTATGAATAA
- a CDS encoding superinfection exclusion B family protein, protein MMQLFQRVKDQQGITLTMAWMCIACATLLIVPVSVVQLSPISELSENYMPYIVILALVTGSFLITRVIIWLFSHFKQEYSKRSQAACRNMMIRRLDFEEKAVLREFIIQRKNVLALPMRELAVSNLLQSGVLVPAYETQEIKGSARIIKLSIAVDAREQLTHKVLGLPVGKLTEEEANQLKAARPDYARSNYIALRD, encoded by the coding sequence ATGATGCAATTATTTCAACGTGTAAAAGATCAGCAAGGCATCACGCTGACGATGGCTTGGATGTGTATTGCCTGTGCGACACTGCTTATTGTGCCTGTGTCAGTTGTTCAATTATCACCGATTTCAGAGCTGTCAGAAAACTATATGCCTTATATTGTTATTTTAGCCTTAGTAACAGGCTCATTTCTAATTACACGTGTCATTATTTGGTTATTTAGCCACTTTAAACAAGAGTATAGTAAACGTAGCCAAGCAGCATGCCGTAACATGATGATTAGACGCCTTGATTTTGAAGAGAAAGCAGTACTCCGTGAGTTTATTATTCAACGTAAAAATGTATTAGCGTTACCAATGCGTGAACTAGCAGTGAGTAATCTTTTACAGTCAGGGGTTTTAGTACCTGCCTATGAAACACAAGAGATCAAAGGAAGCGCACGTATTATCAAGTTATCAATTGCGGTTGATGCGCGTGAACAGTTAACGCATAAAGTACTTGGATTGCCTGTCGGAAAATTGACAGAAGAGGAAGCTAATCAGTTAAAGGCTGCACGTCCTGATTATGCGCGTAGTAATTACATTGCCTTACGTGACTAA
- the trmH gene encoding tRNA (guanosine(18)-2'-O)-methyltransferase TrmH has product MSPERFARITSMLNRRQPELTLLLERVHKPHNLAAIVRTADAVGVSDVHATWEDKAMRLAGNKSATGSQNWVNVHSHDTTAEAIQALRDQGMQIIATNLSESAIDFREVDYTKPTAVLLGQEKHGISKEALALADQDVIIPMVGMCQSLNVSVASALILYEAQRQREQAGMYNGECRLAADESHRILFEGGHPIFTKLCKQKNLPYPPLDEEGQIQASDDWWEAIRSSKK; this is encoded by the coding sequence ATGTCACCTGAACGCTTTGCTCGCATCACTAGCATGCTTAATCGTCGCCAACCTGAACTGACTTTACTTTTAGAGCGTGTTCATAAACCCCATAATTTAGCCGCAATTGTGCGTACTGCTGATGCTGTTGGCGTCAGTGATGTACATGCGACTTGGGAAGACAAAGCGATGCGCCTTGCTGGAAACAAAAGTGCAACGGGCAGTCAAAATTGGGTGAATGTCCACTCTCATGATACTACAGCTGAAGCGATTCAAGCCTTACGTGATCAAGGTATGCAGATTATTGCAACGAACCTTTCAGAGTCTGCGATTGATTTCCGTGAGGTAGATTACACTAAGCCAACCGCAGTTTTATTAGGTCAAGAGAAGCACGGTATCAGTAAAGAAGCGTTAGCACTTGCAGATCAAGATGTCATTATTCCGATGGTAGGTATGTGTCAGTCACTTAATGTTTCTGTCGCTTCTGCACTCATTTTATATGAAGCACAACGCCAACGTGAACAAGCGGGTATGTATAATGGTGAATGTCGTTTAGCCGCAGATGAGTCACACCGTATTCTATTTGAAGGTGGTCATCCGATTTTTACCAAATTGTGCAAACAGAAAAACCTACCTTACCCGCCACTTGATGAAGAGGGACAAATACAAGCCTCTGATGATTGGTGGGAAGCGATTCGTAGTAGTAAAAAATAG
- a CDS encoding DUF2868 domain-containing protein: MSQFKSRLLVEGVRTFEQSVEKSASDTTVLPASQNNLGFEEQLFLRAKTQDQQLQISSLFSHFSRLSKNIIRFLSLALFILGALAVQKMLFSEQTATINFFWAFALFFIPNLLMFFLWLFIFLRPTHLQNSSLARLCLALTKSFDRRFNKQISEQEGYWSLFRCYFDIHFANAIGRFKLSALTHRLWLSYFCGATLMSVVMLATHQVDFIWQTSILSSSSFQSMTQILAFLPDQLGFTVPTIAQIQQSHIGSEQLLDAENRRLAWSSLLISSLLLYGLLPRLILYVAMHYQLRRAKGNFRLNLTLPYYVQLRQFLKPNKTSLGITDADQESPNTHEKKVPSKPDNKVTNAPDCFQPLALELSQAQFTIAQSHFTQSQFEQANEGGLQMMANVCDFASQQSCLTELAKNNRLNVGLYVAQNRAPDRGIKRFLHQLTEMNNKSFYLFLIVDKTRNKQRDSDWYQLADQVAIRLENIVHIEAQEKSHE; encoded by the coding sequence TTGAGTCAATTTAAGTCCCGCTTATTAGTTGAAGGCGTGCGCACTTTCGAACAAAGTGTCGAAAAAAGTGCGTCTGATACTACCGTATTACCCGCAAGTCAAAACAACCTTGGCTTTGAGGAGCAGCTCTTTCTGCGTGCTAAAACGCAGGATCAACAGTTGCAGATCTCTTCCCTTTTTTCTCATTTTAGTCGTTTAAGTAAAAATATAATCCGCTTTCTTTCGTTAGCCTTGTTTATCTTAGGTGCGCTCGCAGTTCAAAAGATGTTGTTTTCTGAACAAACTGCCACGATTAACTTTTTTTGGGCCTTTGCACTTTTTTTTATTCCTAACCTGCTGATGTTTTTTCTTTGGCTTTTTATCTTCTTAAGGCCCACTCATCTACAAAACAGTAGTTTAGCTCGCCTGTGTTTGGCGCTGACTAAATCCTTCGACAGGCGCTTTAATAAACAAATAAGTGAGCAAGAGGGCTATTGGTCATTGTTTCGTTGTTACTTTGATATTCATTTCGCTAACGCAATAGGGCGCTTTAAATTATCAGCTTTAACACATCGATTATGGTTGAGTTATTTTTGTGGTGCGACATTAATGTCGGTAGTGATGCTGGCGACGCATCAAGTCGACTTTATCTGGCAAACGAGTATTTTATCGTCAAGTAGCTTTCAATCGATGACGCAAATTCTTGCTTTTTTACCTGACCAGCTGGGCTTTACTGTACCCACTATCGCCCAGATTCAACAGAGTCATATTGGTAGTGAGCAATTGTTAGATGCTGAAAACAGGCGTTTAGCTTGGTCTAGTTTATTGATCAGCAGTTTATTACTGTATGGACTGTTACCACGGTTAATCTTGTATGTGGCAATGCATTATCAGCTAAGGCGTGCCAAAGGGAATTTTAGATTGAACCTAACGCTTCCCTACTATGTACAGTTACGTCAATTTTTAAAACCGAATAAAACCAGCTTGGGTATTACCGATGCTGATCAAGAGTCACCTAATACTCATGAAAAAAAGGTGCCCAGTAAGCCTGATAATAAAGTGACTAATGCGCCTGATTGTTTTCAACCACTTGCGCTGGAATTGTCTCAAGCACAGTTTACTATTGCCCAGTCGCACTTTACCCAGTCTCAGTTTGAACAAGCGAACGAGGGTGGTTTGCAAATGATGGCTAATGTGTGTGATTTTGCTAGTCAGCAATCTTGTTTAACTGAACTTGCTAAAAATAACAGGCTGAACGTAGGCCTTTATGTCGCACAGAACCGTGCTCCCGACCGAGGTATAAAGCGTTTTCTACATCAATTAACCGAGATGAATAATAAATCTTTTTATCTCTTTCTTATTGTTGATAAGACGCGTAATAAACAGCGGGATAGTGACTGGTATCAATTGGCGGATCAAGTTGCTATTAGACTAGAAAACATCGTACATATTGAAGCGCAGGAGAAGTCTCATGAGTGA